The Acidithiobacillus sp. genome contains the following window.
TATCGCCCGTGCCATTCACTATCTCAGCCCCCGTCGCGACAAAGCCTTTGTTTCGCTCAATTGCGCGGCGCTCCCCGAAAGTATTCTCGAATCAGAGCTCTTTGGACATGAGCGCGGTGCGTTTACCGGCGCCACCCAAGAGCGCAAAGGGCGCTTTGAAGTGGCAGATGGCGGCACGCTGTTTCTCGATGAGATCGGCGATATCTCTCCGGCTTTTCAGGCCAAGCTCTTACGGGTGTTACAGGAGCGTGAATTCGAGCGGGTGGGCGGCAGCCAGACCCGGCGAGTCAATGTGCGCATTATCACTGCCACCAATCGCAATCTCGAAGAGGCGGTGAGCAAGGGCGAGTTCCGCGCCGATCTCTACTACCGGATCAATGTCGTCAGTATCTTCCTGCCTCCACTGCGGGAACGTCGTGAGGATATCCCCGCCTTGATCGAACATTTCCTCGCCCGTTACAACGCCGAGAATCAGCGCAAACTGACCCTCACCCCGGAAGCTTTGCAAACCATGGTGTCCTGCTATTGGCCGGGTAACGTGCGGGAACTGGAAAACTGCGTCGAACGCACCGCCACCATGATGCGCGGCGATATCATTCGCAATCTCGACGTGCCCTGCCAGCGCAATCAGTGTCTCTCCATGGCGCTGCGACCGCTGGAAGGAAGCCATCCCATCGTCACCATGAAGGTGTCAGGCAGAAGTAGTATACCGCTCCCGGTAATGCCCGAATCTGCGGAGCAAGTGGTGGATGCCTTGGTCGCAAACAGTGAGGCGAGTGCTGCACCTTTGTCGGAAAGGGATCGCCTGATCCAGGCCATGGACCGCTGTGGCTGGGTACAGGCCAAAGCCGCTCGTTTGTTGGGGACGACTACCCGCAAACTCGGTTATGCTCTCAATAAACATGGCGTAGAAGTTAAAAAACTCTAAACCAGAAACGCTCAACCGGGGGCGGCGAACGCCCCACTCACCCTCACTGTGCCCACCGCCTTTCGTGCTCGCCTGCTATTTTCACCCCTCCCCATTTGTCCGGTTTTCGACAATTTTTGCCGCAGTGCGGGAAACGCGCGTAATGTTACCGACAAAGCACCGGATGGTTTAGTCTAACATTTTGAAAAACAAAGGCAGCATATGCTGGCATCACTTTTGCTAAAGGTAATGCAAGCGTCAGCTTCTTAGGAGCAAGCCGATACATCCATGAGGCGCGCGGTTTTCCATCGTTCACTGAAGATCCGTATGGAGGATTACGCCCATGGCATCCCAAATAATTTCCCTTTCCAGTATTGCCACACCCAATAACGGGGTGGATCTGGATGAGATTATGCAGCAAAAGGCAGAACACCAAGGTTGTGGTACGAGCGGCGGTTCCGGCAAGGCCAGTTGTGGCACCGGAGCGGGGCAGGGAGATCTGGCACCGGAGATATGGGAAAAGGTCAAGAATCACCCCTGCTATAGCGAAGAAGCGCATCATCATTACGCCCGTATGCACGTTGCGGTGGCGCCCGCCTGCAATATCCAATGCAATTACTGTAACCGCAAATATGACTGCGCCAACGAAAGTCGGCCGGGTGTCGTCAGTGAAAAACTGACGCCGGAGCAAGCGGCAAAAAAGGTGCTGGCCGTGGCTTCCACCATTCCGCAAATGACCGTGTTGGGTATCGCCGGTCCGGGTGATCCCCTGGCCAACCCCGAGAAAACTTTCAAGACCTTTGAACTGATCTCGAAAACAGCGCCGGATATCAAGCTCTGCCTGTCAACCAATGGCCTGGCACTCCCTGACCATGTGGATACCATTGCCGGTTTTAATGTGGATCACGTTACCATCACCATCAATATGGTGGATGCGGATGTAGGCGCACAGATCTATCCCTGGATTTATTACCAAAACAAGCGGTACAAGGGGCGTGAAGCGGCGCAGATACTCACCGACCGGCAAATGCAGGGACTGGAAATGCTGACCGAGCGCGGCATTCTCTGTAAGGTGAATTCGGTCATGATCCCGGGCATCAATGATCACCATCTGGTGGAAGTCAACCGGGCAGTCAAGAGTCGCGGAGCCTTCCTTCACAACATCATGCCCCTGATTTCTGCGCCTGAACATGGCACGGTTTTCGGTTTGAACGGCCAGCGTGGCCCGACCGCGCAGGAACTCAAAGCCCTGCAGGACAGTTGCGAAGGTGAAATGAACATGATGCGCCACTGTCGGCAATGCCGGGCGGACGCGGTGGGTCTGCTGGGCGAAGATCGTTCAGCAGAATTCACGACCGAAGCCGTAATGGCGATGGATGTGGAATATGATCTCGAATCGCGCAAGGCCTATCAATCGCTGGTGGAGCAGGAACGTCAGGCGACGGCGGACGCCAAGCGGGCGGAACTGGAAACCCTGGCCGGCGAGCAATCCGATGTCAAAATTCTCATCGCGGTAGCGACGAAAGGCAGCGGGCGGGTCAATGAGCACTTCGGTCATGCCACCGAGTTTCAGATTTATGAGGCGAGTGCGTCCGGGGCGAAGTTTGTCGGCCACCGTCGCGTGGACCTCTATTGCCAGGGCGGTTATGGCGAAGAGGAAGCCCTGGAAACCACCATCATCCGCGCGATCAACGATTGTACGGCAGTTTTTGTGGCCAAGATCGGTGGCTGTCCGAAAGCCTCTCTGCAGGCGGCCGGAATCGATGCGGTGGATCGTTACGCTTTTGAATATATCGAGCAGTCGGTCATTGCCTACTATCGGGATTATCTCGATAACATCCGTAGCGGGGCCATTGTCCATAGCCAGCGCGGGGATGCGGAGATCCGGCAAGGGGCGTACATAGCTGCGTAAGGTTATCGGGGGAGATCTCCTCCCCCATTTTTGTGAAAAGGAGAAACATCATGGCTTTTAAAATCGTCGGTTCCCAATGCACCAGTTGTTCGGCCTGTGAACCGGAATGCCCGAATATGGCCATTTCCGAAAAGAATGGCACCTTTGTGATCGATCCGGCCAAGTGTACGGAATGCATAAACTATTTCGATGAACCTCAGTGTGTGGCGGTATGTCCGGTGGATGACACCTGCATCATTGACAACAACTATCCCCGTTACGTCGCTTAGGAGTCTGTCATGGAACTCACCTTTACGCCTAAAGCGGAACGCTTTATCCAGCGGATGATCACCTTTGGCGGTGGAAATGCTTCCAGTGCTTTCCGCCTTGCGGTAAAGCCAGGCGGGTGCTCCGGCCTCTCTTACGATTTTCGCATTGTCGACGCGGCGGAGCCCGGCGATGTGGCCATCACCAGTAATGGCATTCCGGTGCTGCTGGAACAGAAGAGTGTCCCTTTTCTCAACGGCGTCGTCGTCGATTGCGAGGACAGCCTGATGAATACTGGGCTGGTCTTTACCAATCCCAATGCGGCGGCCAGTTGTGGTTGCGGAACGTCATTTACACCCAAGGAATAAAGCCGGGTCCCGGAAATGGTGAGATTGGAGGGAGGAAAACATGGAA
Protein-coding sequences here:
- a CDS encoding iron-sulfur cluster assembly accessory protein, with translation MELTFTPKAERFIQRMITFGGGNASSAFRLAVKPGGCSGLSYDFRIVDAAEPGDVAITSNGIPVLLEQKSVPFLNGVVVDCEDSLMNTGLVFTNPNAAASCGCGTSFTPKE
- the nifB gene encoding nitrogenase cofactor biosynthesis protein NifB; protein product: MASQIISLSSIATPNNGVDLDEIMQQKAEHQGCGTSGGSGKASCGTGAGQGDLAPEIWEKVKNHPCYSEEAHHHYARMHVAVAPACNIQCNYCNRKYDCANESRPGVVSEKLTPEQAAKKVLAVASTIPQMTVLGIAGPGDPLANPEKTFKTFELISKTAPDIKLCLSTNGLALPDHVDTIAGFNVDHVTITINMVDADVGAQIYPWIYYQNKRYKGREAAQILTDRQMQGLEMLTERGILCKVNSVMIPGINDHHLVEVNRAVKSRGAFLHNIMPLISAPEHGTVFGLNGQRGPTAQELKALQDSCEGEMNMMRHCRQCRADAVGLLGEDRSAEFTTEAVMAMDVEYDLESRKAYQSLVEQERQATADAKRAELETLAGEQSDVKILIAVATKGSGRVNEHFGHATEFQIYEASASGAKFVGHRRVDLYCQGGYGEEEALETTIIRAINDCTAVFVAKIGGCPKASLQAAGIDAVDRYAFEYIEQSVIAYYRDYLDNIRSGAIVHSQRGDAEIRQGAYIAA
- the nifA gene encoding nif-specific transcriptional activator NifA, whose amino-acid sequence is MKDRVTPNHFQELTTIYEVSKVLSSSMDLEHTLNDVLKTLESHLHISPSMIVLRMNEEVVGVIAATGLSVAEIERGRYRLGEGMIGKIMRAGMPIVIPDVSQEPAFLHRAFEPEISQRLHAFVGVPIKVGYECIGVLAIYRSERHKGVSFRSDVRLLQMIANLVGQTVNLHQGISAERNRLLQEKHRLQKELQKRYSIKNVIGNSRAMQAVFSDVHQAAPGKATVLLRGESGTGKEVIARAIHYLSPRRDKAFVSLNCAALPESILESELFGHERGAFTGATQERKGRFEVADGGTLFLDEIGDISPAFQAKLLRVLQEREFERVGGSQTRRVNVRIITATNRNLEEAVSKGEFRADLYYRINVVSIFLPPLRERREDIPALIEHFLARYNAENQRKLTLTPEALQTMVSCYWPGNVRELENCVERTATMMRGDIIRNLDVPCQRNQCLSMALRPLEGSHPIVTMKVSGRSSIPLPVMPESAEQVVDALVANSEASAAPLSERDRLIQAMDRCGWVQAKAARLLGTTTRKLGYALNKHGVEVKKL
- a CDS encoding 4Fe-4S binding protein, producing the protein MAFKIVGSQCTSCSACEPECPNMAISEKNGTFVIDPAKCTECINYFDEPQCVAVCPVDDTCIIDNNYPRYVA